One window of Catonella massiliensis genomic DNA carries:
- a CDS encoding ABC transporter permease: MNKKKSILQSNFLYTVIAIIIGFLIGAIFLVIAGISPAVAYSKLISSVFSKPKFLMYTLVYSAPIILTGLSVAFSFRTGVFNIGAEGQFVVGSIAATLVGILVKLPAVIHVPLCIIAAMAAGAFWSFLCGLMKVKRGIHEVISFIMFNWIAFYLSNFVVNLKDIKVEGGEASKNLEDSARILFPATWIDSIKCPDANWGIVIAVVTAVAIWVIIEKTTLGYRLKAVGFNKHAADYAGIDANKSILTALCISGALSGLGGAVQIMGQSGRLVQFAGQEGYGFEGISVALIGSSNPIGCIFAGLFYGAMKFGGSKLNMVQVPSQIISIIMGCVIIFIAISHVFKYLFLKVTKKKEA, encoded by the coding sequence GTGAATAAGAAAAAGAGCATTTTACAAAGCAATTTCCTATATACCGTTATAGCCATTATAATCGGTTTCCTTATTGGTGCCATCTTCTTGGTTATCGCAGGCATAAGCCCTGCTGTGGCCTATAGTAAGCTGATTTCAAGTGTATTTAGTAAGCCAAAGTTCTTGATGTATACCTTGGTTTATTCAGCACCTATCATACTAACAGGTCTTTCGGTAGCATTTTCCTTTAGAACCGGTGTATTCAATATAGGTGCTGAAGGACAGTTTGTTGTTGGAAGCATAGCAGCTACTCTCGTTGGAATTCTTGTGAAACTGCCCGCAGTTATCCATGTTCCTCTATGTATAATAGCGGCCATGGCAGCCGGAGCCTTCTGGTCATTCTTATGCGGCCTTATGAAGGTAAAGCGTGGTATTCACGAGGTTATATCATTTATTATGTTTAACTGGATAGCATTTTATCTATCTAATTTCGTAGTTAACCTTAAAGATATAAAGGTCGAGGGAGGCGAGGCCTCAAAGAACCTTGAAGACAGTGCAAGGATACTTTTTCCTGCAACCTGGATTGACAGCATTAAATGCCCTGATGCCAACTGGGGTATAGTTATAGCTGTAGTTACTGCTGTAGCTATTTGGGTTATTATAGAGAAGACCACTCTTGGTTATAGGCTGAAAGCAGTGGGATTTAATAAGCATGCTGCTGATTATGCGGGAATAGATGCGAATAAGTCAATTCTTACCGCACTTTGTATATCAGGAGCACTTTCTGGACTTGGTGGTGCGGTTCAGATTATGGGACAGAGTGGTAGACTTGTACAGTTTGCAGGTCAGGAAGGCTATGGCTTTGAGGGTATTTCTGTAGCCCTTATTGGTAGCTCTAACCCTATAGGATGTATATTTGCTGGGTTATTCTATGGAGCCATGAAGTTTGGAGGATCTAAGCTAAATATGGTTCAGGTTCCTTCACAGATTATTAGTATAATCATGGGCTGTGTAATTATTTTCATAGCTATTTCACACGTATTCAAGTACTTGTTTCTTAAAGTTACCAAAAAGAAGGAGGCATGA
- a CDS encoding ABC transporter ATP-binding protein: MENIVKKFGSFTANDGINLTVHKGEVHSILGENGAGKSTLMNVLYGMYRPTSGQIYIKGEKVDISSPKHAIELGIGMVHQHFMLIQPFTVTENIVLGIEPVKGVKIDYKLAKKKVLEISEKYGMQVDPDAKIEDISVGMQQRVEILKVLYRGADILILDEPTASLTPQEIDELMVIIKNLTKDGKSIIIITHKLKEIKACSDNCTIIRQGKYINTVKVDEVSESELAALMVGRDVNFKVEKKEQEPGAEVLSVKNVRARDYRGVEILKGFDISVRAGEIVGLAGVDGNGQTELVEILSGLKKADSGEITMNGKDIFNKTPNEIFKDGLSSIPADRQKHGLVLEFSIEDNLILQHYNEAPYSKGFILDRKVIREHATKMMDKFDIRPRGAEANPAGSLSGGNQQKVIIAREVTNDKDLLIAVNPTRGLDVGAIEFVHKYIVEQRNKGKAVLLVSFELDEIMNLSDRIVVISGGKVAGSMLAKEAKEGELGYMMAGGEQSE; this comes from the coding sequence ATGGAGAACATAGTAAAAAAATTCGGAAGTTTTACTGCTAATGACGGAATTAATCTAACTGTGCATAAGGGTGAGGTTCATTCCATACTTGGTGAAAACGGTGCAGGAAAAAGTACTCTCATGAATGTACTCTACGGTATGTACAGACCTACTAGCGGACAGATTTATATTAAGGGTGAAAAAGTAGATATATCAAGCCCTAAACACGCCATAGAGCTTGGTATAGGTATGGTACATCAGCATTTTATGCTTATACAGCCATTTACCGTTACAGAAAACATAGTCTTAGGTATTGAGCCGGTTAAAGGTGTTAAGATTGACTACAAGCTTGCAAAGAAAAAGGTGCTTGAGATATCTGAAAAATACGGTATGCAGGTAGATCCTGATGCCAAGATTGAAGATATTTCGGTGGGAATGCAGCAAAGAGTTGAGATACTTAAGGTGCTCTACAGAGGTGCTGACATACTTATTCTTGATGAGCCTACAGCTTCACTTACACCGCAGGAAATAGACGAACTTATGGTAATTATTAAAAATCTTACCAAAGACGGCAAGAGTATAATAATCATTACGCATAAGCTTAAAGAAATAAAAGCCTGTTCAGATAACTGTACAATCATCCGCCAGGGAAAATATATCAATACTGTCAAAGTGGACGAAGTAAGCGAGTCTGAGCTGGCAGCCCTTATGGTAGGCCGTGATGTCAATTTTAAGGTAGAAAAGAAGGAGCAGGAACCTGGTGCAGAGGTCCTCTCGGTAAAGAATGTGAGGGCAAGAGACTATAGAGGAGTAGAGATACTTAAAGGCTTTGATATATCAGTTAGAGCAGGTGAAATTGTTGGTCTTGCAGGTGTTGATGGAAATGGACAGACAGAGCTGGTTGAGATATTAAGCGGTCTTAAAAAGGCTGATTCCGGTGAAATTACTATGAATGGCAAGGATATCTTCAACAAGACACCTAACGAAATATTTAAGGATGGTCTTTCAAGTATCCCTGCAGACAGGCAAAAACATGGACTTGTCCTTGAGTTTTCAATCGAAGATAATCTCATTTTACAGCATTACAATGAGGCACCATATTCAAAAGGCTTTATACTTGACCGTAAAGTTATACGAGAGCACGCAACCAAGATGATGGATAAGTTTGACATCAGGCCAAGAGGTGCTGAGGCTAATCCTGCTGGAAGCCTTTCAGGAGGCAACCAGCAAAAGGTTATAATAGCTAGGGAGGTTACCAACGATAAGGATTTACTTATAGCAGTTAACCCAACCCGAGGTCTTGATGTCGGAGCTATTGAGTTTGTGCATAAGTATATTGTTGAGCAGAGAAATAAGGGAAAAGCGGTACTGCTTGTTTCCTTTGAGCTTGATGAGATTATGAACCTCTCAGACAGAATAGTTGTTATAAGCGGCGGTAAAGTAGCAGGAAGTATGCTGGCAAAAGAGGCAAAAGAAGGTGAACTTGGATATATGATGGCAGGAGGTGAGCAGAGTGAATAA
- the udp gene encoding uridine phosphorylase — MIDYAEGSGKQYHTGLAKGDVGRYVILPGDPKRCAKIAAHFDNPVLVSDVREYVTYTGTLDGVKVSVTSTGIGGPSAAIAIDELSKCGADTFLRVGTCGGMQDEVMGGDIVIASGAIRMEGTSREFAPIEYPAVANIDVMNAMINSAKALNERYHVGVVQCKDSFFGQHEPEIMPVSYELQNKWQAWLRMGCLASEMESAALFIAGSFLRVRVGSCFLVVANQERAKKNLPNEQVHDTEAAIATAVGAIRLLISQDKDNN, encoded by the coding sequence ATGATTGATTATGCTGAGGGTTCAGGCAAACAGTATCATACAGGCTTAGCTAAAGGCGATGTAGGAAGATATGTTATTCTTCCCGGAGATCCTAAAAGATGCGCAAAGATAGCAGCCCACTTTGATAACCCCGTACTTGTGTCTGATGTTAGAGAATATGTGACATATACAGGAACCTTGGACGGTGTCAAGGTAAGCGTTACCTCGACAGGAATAGGTGGTCCATCCGCAGCCATTGCAATTGATGAGCTTTCAAAGTGCGGAGCAGACACCTTCTTAAGAGTTGGAACCTGTGGAGGTATGCAGGATGAGGTTATGGGAGGAGATATTGTCATTGCAAGCGGTGCCATCCGTATGGAGGGTACGAGCCGCGAATTTGCTCCTATAGAGTACCCTGCAGTTGCCAACATTGATGTAATGAATGCCATGATAAATTCTGCAAAGGCGCTTAATGAAAGATACCATGTTGGAGTAGTTCAGTGTAAGGATTCATTCTTTGGACAGCATGAACCTGAGATTATGCCTGTTAGCTATGAGCTTCAAAACAAATGGCAGGCTTGGCTTAGAATGGGCTGTCTTGCTTCTGAAATGGAATCTGCTGCCTTATTTATTGCCGGAAGCTTTCTTAGGGTAAGGGTAGGCTCTTGTTTCCTTGTTGTAGCCAATCAGGAAAGGGCTAAGAAAAATCTTCCAAATGAGCAGGTACACGATACAGAGGCAGCCATCGCTACTGCCGTAGGTGCCATAAGACTATTGATTAGTCAAGATAAGGACAACAATTAA
- a CDS encoding BMP family lipoprotein yields MKKRLLSMALSAVMVLSLAACGGQAKDSASTKSASKTTSTTSTASTTSVASTTSAAGSASSAKSGSTTTAKSDLKVGLITDVGGIHDHSFNETSWKGLEKAKTDFGVEINYLESKTDADYSSNIESFVDEDYDLIVCVGFKLAEATKKAAESHPDKKFAIIDDASNASLPNVTCLTFKQEQASYLVGYVAGLVTKKNNVGFVLGMASEMMNKFGYGYLAGVYAANPKATVQQIDANNFADPAIGKTSATTMITNGADVIFHAAGGTGVGVIQACQENKISAIGVDTDQSSLAPDTVITSAMKRVDNAVYDSVKQLVEGTLKGGEVVYDLSKGGVDIAPTTKLLSEDVLKKVEEVKAKILSGEIVVPGTKAEFEKEYGDKYELD; encoded by the coding sequence ATGAAAAAAAGACTTTTATCAATGGCTCTGTCTGCAGTTATGGTGCTTTCATTAGCAGCTTGTGGCGGACAGGCAAAGGATTCCGCAAGCACAAAGAGTGCTTCAAAGACCACCTCTACTACAAGTACAGCTAGTACTACAAGTGTAGCTAGTACTACAAGTGCAGCCGGAAGTGCTTCATCAGCTAAGTCAGGCAGCACCACGACTGCTAAGTCTGACTTAAAGGTTGGCCTTATTACTGATGTGGGCGGTATCCATGACCATTCATTTAACGAGACCTCCTGGAAGGGACTCGAGAAGGCTAAGACAGATTTTGGTGTAGAGATTAACTACCTTGAGTCAAAGACTGATGCTGACTACTCAAGTAACATCGAAAGCTTTGTTGATGAAGACTATGACCTTATTGTATGCGTTGGCTTCAAGCTTGCTGAGGCTACAAAGAAGGCTGCAGAGTCTCATCCTGATAAAAAGTTTGCCATCATTGATGATGCTTCCAATGCATCACTTCCAAACGTTACCTGCCTTACCTTCAAGCAGGAGCAGGCTTCTTACCTTGTTGGCTATGTAGCAGGTCTTGTTACAAAGAAGAATAATGTAGGTTTTGTACTTGGTATGGCAAGTGAAATGATGAACAAGTTCGGCTATGGCTACCTTGCGGGTGTATATGCAGCCAATCCAAAGGCAACAGTTCAGCAGATAGATGCAAATAACTTTGCAGACCCTGCTATTGGTAAGACAAGTGCAACAACAATGATTACCAATGGAGCAGATGTTATCTTCCACGCAGCAGGCGGTACAGGTGTTGGTGTTATCCAGGCCTGCCAGGAGAATAAGATATCAGCCATCGGTGTAGATACAGACCAGAGCTCATTAGCTCCTGATACAGTTATCACATCAGCCATGAAGAGGGTAGACAACGCTGTATATGATTCAGTTAAACAGCTTGTAGAGGGTACTCTTAAAGGCGGAGAAGTTGTATATGACCTTTCAAAGGGTGGTGTAGACATAGCACCTACTACCAAGCTTCTTTCTGAGGACGTACTTAAGAAGGTAGAAGAAGTTAAGGCTAAGATATTAAGTGGAGAAATCGTTGTTCCTGGTACAAAGGCTGAATTTGAAAAAGAATATGGCGATAAGTACGAATTAGACTAA
- a CDS encoding PolC-type DNA polymerase III translates to MDFHEAFNNLVINEELERAYNEISVEKVVVSKTRGEITVIIKGLSPLKRSHIVSMQSALKGQIFTSKEQTVIIEERYDLSDYLVKNIFEKNKPSILEELNEQGRIYYNILNKSKIDFDDTAIYIENEDNFIIREKLKEISAWLELIFLKRYNKEVSIHLKFREISEKEKEEKDSFTIEEILATRPQAEQTSKPKANNKPMSEDKGKKAFSAPSGFKKKSIPLDPSVIYGKNFDGASVLLKDITEEQRSLIVRGRILKLDERETKTGRFIISIVITDFTDSITCKIWASPEEKGELKKRLSPGAFIKISADVQMDPFDNELTLSKVEGIKETEDFTVKRIDKSEKKRVELHLHTNMSEMDAVIDPGTLLKTLSAWGHKAVAITDHGVVQGFTNALHAKDKLKMNDFKLIYGVEGYVVDDVSPAVRMDKGQKFTDPAVVFDIETTGFGPKNCRIIEIGAVKVEDGKIVSKFSAFVNPKQSIPEEITKLTSITQEMVINEPEIDIVLPKFLEFCKGCFLVAHNASFDTSFIFENMERLGLKGEFTIADTVTMSRVLLPGLKNYKLDTVAERLGIVLEHHHRAVDDAGCTAEIYIKLCELANERFGNSLLSNFNTKEGFDTETIKKMGTSHIIILAKNDIGRINLYKLVSLSHLTYFQRRPRIPKSLLMKHREGLILGSACEAGELYQAVLRRHGEDEIEALAKFYDYFEIQPLANNSFMIENDRVPDITDKEDLREINRKIVSLGEKYNKPVVATCDAHFLNPEDEIYRKYLLWSKGMKDADRPLPLYLRTTEEMLEEFSYLGKDKAEEVVITNTNLIADMIEIISPVRPDKCAPVIENSDEELRRICYDKAYEIYGEDLPKKVVDRLEHELTSIISNGFAVMYIIAQKLVWKSNEDGYLVGSRGSVGSSFVAFLSGITEVNSLSAHYYCNHCHFVDFDSEEVRSYSGRSGCDMPDKLCPVCGEPLVKDGHDIPFETFLGFNGDKEPDIDLNFSGEYQAKAHAYTEVIFGEGQTFRAGTITGVADKTAYGYVLKYNEEHDNIVMRRSEIERVSLGCIGVRRSTGQHPGGIVVLPLGENINTFTPVQHPANDMSTPIITTHFDYHSIDHNLLKLDILGHDDPTMIRMLEDLTGVNAQGIRLDDEKVLSLFHGLTALEIEAEDLDGYDLGSLGVPEFGTDFVMQMLRETKPQTFSDLVRISGLSHGTDVWTGNAQTLIAEGKCELKTAICTRDDIMIYLIDMGLEPGHAFKIMESVRKGKGLTPEWEQEMTEHNVPDWYIWSCKKIKYMFPKAHAAAYVMMGFRIAYFKVYHPLAYYSAFFSIRAKAFDYGLFCFGKEKLLSVIKEIKKVEKRHRNKKDEDVLGDAYIVLEMYARGFEFMPIDIYRAKPKYFQIIDNKIMPALVSIEGLGDKAAYALYEAAKKGKFLSKDDLKQRAKGTTQTAIDKMTELGIINELPNSSQISLFDFMG, encoded by the coding sequence ATGGATTTTCATGAGGCTTTTAACAACCTGGTTATAAATGAAGAGCTTGAAAGAGCTTATAATGAAATATCGGTTGAAAAGGTAGTTGTATCAAAGACAAGAGGTGAAATTACAGTAATAATAAAGGGCCTATCTCCTCTTAAAAGGAGTCATATTGTTTCTATGCAGTCTGCACTTAAAGGCCAGATATTTACTTCTAAGGAGCAGACAGTAATAATTGAGGAAAGATATGACTTATCGGATTATTTGGTCAAAAATATATTTGAAAAAAATAAGCCAAGTATCCTTGAGGAATTAAATGAACAGGGTAGGATATACTACAATATTCTAAATAAAAGTAAGATAGATTTTGATGATACTGCGATATATATAGAAAATGAGGATAATTTCATAATCAGGGAAAAACTAAAGGAAATATCCGCATGGCTTGAGCTTATATTTCTAAAAAGATATAACAAGGAAGTCTCCATCCACCTTAAGTTTAGAGAGATAAGTGAAAAGGAAAAAGAAGAAAAGGACAGCTTTACCATAGAGGAAATACTTGCTACAAGGCCTCAGGCAGAGCAGACTTCTAAGCCTAAGGCTAATAACAAGCCTATGTCAGAAGATAAGGGTAAGAAAGCATTTAGTGCACCTTCGGGCTTTAAGAAGAAGTCAATCCCTCTTGATCCTTCTGTAATTTACGGTAAAAACTTTGATGGAGCATCTGTTTTGTTAAAGGACATTACAGAAGAGCAGAGAAGCCTCATTGTTAGAGGCAGAATCCTTAAGCTTGATGAGAGAGAAACAAAAACAGGAAGATTTATTATTTCTATCGTAATCACTGATTTTACGGATAGCATTACCTGCAAAATATGGGCATCCCCTGAAGAAAAGGGAGAGCTTAAGAAAAGGCTTTCTCCAGGTGCCTTTATTAAAATAAGTGCAGATGTACAGATGGACCCTTTTGATAATGAGCTTACCTTAAGTAAGGTGGAGGGCATCAAGGAAACAGAAGATTTTACAGTAAAGCGTATAGACAAGAGCGAAAAGAAGAGGGTTGAGCTTCATCTTCATACAAACATGAGTGAGATGGACGCTGTAATTGATCCAGGCACACTTCTTAAAACCCTATCTGCTTGGGGACATAAGGCTGTTGCAATTACTGACCATGGAGTAGTTCAGGGCTTTACCAATGCTCTTCATGCAAAAGACAAGCTTAAAATGAATGATTTTAAGCTTATTTATGGTGTGGAAGGCTATGTAGTAGATGATGTTTCTCCTGCTGTAAGGATGGACAAAGGACAGAAGTTCACAGATCCTGCTGTTGTTTTTGATATAGAAACAACAGGCTTTGGTCCTAAAAACTGTAGGATAATAGAAATTGGAGCTGTAAAAGTAGAGGATGGAAAAATTGTTTCAAAATTTTCTGCCTTTGTTAATCCCAAGCAAAGCATACCTGAGGAAATAACCAAGCTCACAAGCATTACTCAGGAAATGGTTATAAATGAGCCTGAGATTGACATTGTTCTTCCAAAGTTTTTAGAATTTTGTAAAGGCTGTTTTTTAGTTGCACACAATGCATCCTTTGACACGAGCTTTATATTTGAAAATATGGAGAGGCTTGGACTTAAGGGGGAGTTTACCATAGCGGATACAGTAACCATGTCAAGGGTACTTCTTCCGGGACTTAAGAACTATAAGCTTGATACAGTGGCTGAGAGACTGGGAATTGTACTAGAGCACCACCATAGGGCAGTTGACGATGCTGGCTGCACTGCTGAAATCTATATCAAACTCTGTGAGCTTGCAAATGAGAGGTTTGGTAACTCACTCCTTAGCAATTTTAATACTAAAGAGGGATTTGATACTGAAACAATCAAGAAAATGGGTACCTCCCACATCATTATCCTGGCAAAAAATGACATAGGCAGGATAAACCTCTATAAACTGGTTTCACTTTCTCATCTTACCTATTTTCAGAGACGTCCAAGAATTCCAAAAAGTCTTTTGATGAAGCATAGAGAGGGACTGATACTTGGTTCAGCCTGTGAGGCAGGAGAGCTTTATCAGGCAGTTCTTAGAAGGCATGGTGAGGATGAGATTGAAGCTTTGGCTAAGTTCTATGATTATTTTGAGATTCAACCGCTTGCCAACAACAGCTTTATGATTGAGAATGATAGAGTCCCTGATATTACAGATAAAGAAGATTTAAGAGAAATAAATAGAAAAATAGTAAGTCTTGGTGAAAAATATAACAAACCTGTTGTTGCTACTTGTGATGCACATTTTCTAAATCCTGAAGACGAGATATACAGAAAATATCTCTTATGGTCGAAGGGAATGAAGGATGCAGACAGGCCTTTACCTCTCTATCTTAGAACTACGGAAGAAATGCTTGAAGAATTCTCCTACTTGGGTAAGGATAAGGCAGAAGAGGTGGTAATTACCAATACCAATCTTATAGCAGATATGATTGAAATAATCTCGCCTGTAAGACCTGACAAATGTGCTCCTGTCATTGAGAATTCTGACGAGGAGCTTAGAAGAATCTGCTATGATAAGGCCTACGAAATATATGGAGAGGACCTTCCTAAAAAGGTAGTAGACAGGCTAGAGCATGAGCTTACATCAATCATATCTAATGGCTTTGCGGTTATGTACATAATTGCTCAAAAGCTAGTGTGGAAGTCAAATGAAGATGGATACCTCGTTGGCTCCAGAGGCTCAGTAGGCTCCTCATTTGTTGCCTTTTTATCTGGTATTACAGAGGTTAATTCACTATCTGCACATTATTACTGCAATCATTGTCATTTCGTTGACTTTGACTCTGAGGAAGTAAGGAGCTACTCAGGAAGAAGCGGCTGTGATATGCCTGATAAGCTGTGTCCTGTATGTGGAGAGCCGCTTGTAAAGGATGGACACGACATACCTTTTGAGACCTTCCTAGGCTTTAATGGAGACAAGGAGCCTGATATCGACCTTAACTTTTCTGGTGAATACCAGGCAAAGGCACATGCTTATACTGAGGTTATCTTTGGTGAAGGGCAGACTTTTAGAGCAGGCACAATCACAGGTGTGGCGGATAAGACAGCCTATGGCTATGTACTTAAGTACAATGAGGAGCATGACAACATAGTTATGCGGAGGTCGGAGATAGAAAGAGTTTCTCTTGGCTGTATAGGAGTAAGGAGGAGTACAGGACAGCATCCCGGAGGAATAGTAGTTCTTCCTCTTGGAGAAAATATCAATACCTTCACACCTGTTCAGCATCCTGCCAACGACATGAGTACACCTATAATTACAACACACTTTGATTATCACTCAATTGACCACAATCTTTTGAAGTTAGATATACTGGGACACGACGATCCTACCATGATAAGGATGCTTGAAGACCTTACAGGAGTGAATGCACAGGGGATAAGGCTTGATGATGAAAAAGTGCTTTCACTCTTTCATGGGCTTACGGCATTAGAAATAGAAGCGGAGGACCTGGATGGTTATGACCTTGGAAGCCTTGGTGTACCTGAGTTTGGTACGGATTTCGTTATGCAGATGCTTAGAGAAACCAAGCCTCAGACATTTTCAGACCTGGTTCGTATATCAGGTCTTTCTCACGGAACTGATGTATGGACAGGTAATGCACAGACTCTTATAGCAGAAGGGAAATGCGAGTTAAAGACTGCAATCTGTACAAGAGATGACATTATGATATATCTCATAGATATGGGGCTTGAACCGGGACATGCCTTTAAGATAATGGAAAGCGTGCGTAAGGGCAAGGGGCTCACCCCAGAATGGGAGCAGGAAATGACAGAGCACAACGTTCCTGACTGGTATATCTGGTCTTGTAAGAAGATTAAGTACATGTTTCCTAAGGCACATGCTGCAGCCTATGTAATGATGGGCTTTAGAATAGCCTATTTCAAGGTATATCATCCACTTGCCTATTACTCTGCATTTTTTAGTATAAGGGCAAAGGCATTTGACTATGGTTTATTCTGCTTTGGTAAAGAAAAGCTTTTAAGCGTTATAAAAGAAATAAAAAAGGTAGAAAAAAGACATAGAAATAAAAAAGATGAAGATGTGCTGGGAGATGCCTACATAGTACTTGAGATGTATGCAAGAGGCTTCGAATTTATGCCAATTGACATATATAGGGCAAAACCGAAGTATTTTCAGATTATAGATAACAAGATAATGCCTGCTCTTGTAAGCATAGAAGGACTTGGAGATAAAGCAGCCTATGCCCTCTATGAGGCTGCTAAAAAGGGCAAATTTCTCTCAAAAGACGACCTTAAACAAAGAGCAAAAGGCACTACTCAGACAGCAATAGACAAGATGACGGAACTTGGTATTATAAATGAACTGCCGAACTCCAGTCAGATATCTTTATTTGACTTTATGGGTTAA
- the ispG gene encoding flavodoxin-dependent (E)-4-hydroxy-3-methylbut-2-enyl-diphosphate synthase, which translates to MVNEIKTTRVVRIGNRVIGGGNPVLIQSMTNTKTEDVKATVAQIKELERVGCDIIRCAVPNMEAALAFKEIKEAINIPLVADIHFDYRLAIAAMENGADKIRINPGNIGSEEKLRALIDVAKEYQVPIRVGVNSGSLEKEVLEKYGKVTSEALVESALNNAKLIEDMDYHNLVISIKSSNVMECIKAHELIATKTDIPLHVGITESGSLISGNIKSGVGLGIILYQGIGDTIRVSLTGNPVEEIKSAKMILKALGLRKGGAEIVSCPTCGRTDIDLIGLEEKVNKLLEEYMELDIKVAVMGCVVNGPGEAREADLGICGGKNAGLIIKKGEIVKRLPESELLMGLKEELDILKAKEGK; encoded by the coding sequence ATGGTAAATGAAATCAAGACTACAAGAGTAGTGAGGATTGGAAACAGGGTTATCGGTGGCGGTAATCCTGTTTTAATACAATCAATGACAAATACTAAGACAGAAGACGTGAAGGCTACAGTGGCTCAGATTAAAGAGCTTGAGAGGGTAGGCTGTGACATAATCAGATGTGCAGTTCCTAATATGGAGGCAGCCCTTGCCTTTAAGGAGATTAAAGAGGCTATAAATATTCCTTTAGTAGCTGATATCCACTTTGATTACCGCCTTGCTATAGCGGCTATGGAAAACGGAGCTGATAAAATCAGAATAAATCCTGGAAACATAGGCTCAGAGGAGAAACTAAGGGCTTTAATAGATGTTGCCAAAGAGTATCAGGTGCCTATAAGAGTTGGTGTAAATAGCGGTTCTCTTGAAAAGGAAGTTCTTGAAAAATATGGCAAGGTTACCAGTGAGGCTCTCGTAGAAAGTGCATTAAACAATGCTAAACTTATAGAAGATATGGATTATCATAACCTCGTTATAAGCATAAAATCATCAAATGTAATGGAATGTATCAAGGCTCACGAGTTAATTGCAACGAAGACCGATATTCCTTTGCATGTTGGCATCACAGAGTCAGGCTCTCTTATTTCGGGCAATATCAAGTCGGGTGTAGGACTTGGAATCATCTTATATCAGGGTATAGGAGATACCATCAGGGTATCACTTACAGGCAACCCTGTAGAAGAGATTAAGTCTGCCAAGATGATACTTAAGGCTCTTGGGCTTAGAAAGGGCGGAGCTGAGATAGTTTCCTGCCCAACCTGTGGCCGTACTGATATTGACCTTATAGGTCTTGAAGAAAAGGTGAATAAACTGCTTGAGGAGTATATGGAGTTAGACATAAAGGTTGCTGTTATGGGCTGTGTGGTAAATGGTCCGGGCGAGGCAAGGGAAGCGGACCTTGGTATCTGCGGAGGCAAAAACGCAGGTCTCATCATTAAAAAAGGAGAAATTGTTAAAAGACTTCCTGAGTCTGAGCTTCTTATGGGACTTAAGGAAGAGCTTGATATATTAAAAGCTAAGGAAGGAAAGTAA